Genomic segment of Dromiciops gliroides isolate mDroGli1 chromosome 3, mDroGli1.pri, whole genome shotgun sequence:
CATTCAAGCTCTGACATAGAGTCCTAATATTCTGGGCCTACTCTGTGCAGATCACTGATAGGCATTAAGGGGAATACAGAATTTAAATgtgacagtgcctgccctcaggaaacttacagTCTAGTCAAGGAACGCGGCACAGATAACTCTAATACATAATGATAGAGGTGAAGATCATCATTGACGAGGGAGACTTGGGGAAAACTTCCTGGCAGAAGCTCAAGCCAATCGAGTCAGCGAGGATTTGACAGTCGGTCgaagaaaagaggggagaggaagaccTTGTTGGCCCAGAGAGCACGGGGTGAGAAAACGCAGGGCAGCTTTGCTTTGGGGCCAGCAAGGAGTTTGGTTTGGCTGGAGTCAGATTGGCAGGTGGTCCTTTGAACTGAGGCTGTGGGGGTTAGGATGACGCCAGATCATTGAGGACCTCGAAGGCCATGTAAGGATCTTCCATTTTCTCAAGCAGCAGAGAACCAAGGAAGACTTTCAAACAGAAAGTACATGACTGTATCTATGCATAAAGAGAGATTCTTTTGGCATCATGGAGGATGGAGGGGAGGACAAATATGCAGAGCCTCCATTAGGAGGTTGCTAATGACATCTAAGTCTATTCTCTATAGCATTGTGATAGGCCCATTTAGTCCAATAGACCAGTCCGCTTAGATTTTCTGCTGAGGAACAGACGACTGGCTCATCTGACCCTTtcacctcctccccccactcaGGGTGCTGAGGGGCAACCCAAGGAAGCCAAAGTCCTGGTCCGGGATTGTGATCAGAAGACCAAGACACTGGGAGAAAAGCCAAGATGTAGGTCACACATCTAAGGAACAAGGCCGCGAGGTCAGTCTGGACAGGCTTCTTGAAGGGGGAGAGTCTTGGACAAAATGATGCTCATGGATtggtgggaaggagagggaagggcatCCTGGGTAAGGGGATGGCCTGAGCAAAGGCACCGGATTAGGAGCACAGatatttgttttattgctatttgtATGGCATATTCAGGAGACGCAAGGCCCCCAGCCTGGCCACAGTGTGGAGAACATaaaggaaagcagagaaagagaagactgcaaaggtaggTTGGGGTCACATCGTAGAAGGCCTTGGATGCTAAGCTATAGTGGGGAGAGGGGTTAATGTGTTAGAGTCTGAGGGGAGTGCCTACAGGGTCAGAAATGACAAGGAAGTGATATTTAATGAAAGATTGCCtgcacacacttactagctgtatgaccctgggcaagtcatttaaccctgattgcctcccccccccccccaaaaaaaataaataaaataaaaataaaaaagattgccCTGCCTCTGAATAGATAGTGTGTGAAGGTCAGGGAACCTATTAAGAGattctttgaggggcagctaggtggtgcagtggataaacactggccctggattcaggaggacctgagttcaaatgaagcctcaaacactgtgaccctagacaagtcacttaaccctcattgccccacaaaaagaaaaaaaggaaaagaagagattcTTTGAGATAattcaggaaagagaaaagagggaagagtggCTGGGTGAGAGTGGGGGTCTGGGCACTGGAAAGGAGAAAATGGGTACcatagaaagaaaaccaggaagatctggttGTGGGGGGtgcagaggagaggaaggagccaATGTTGACCCTGAAGTATCCAGCCCAGGGAGCTGGGAGGATGATCAGAGCCAGCCGCAAAGATGGGGAAGCCCAGAAGAGCTGAATGAGCTCAGAGGTGCTGGTAGGGGACCATTcccaaggggaagggaataggcatttatgtagcacctgctgtgtacccagcactgggctaagtgctttttgCCACTACTATCTTATTTCAAAGCAGCTGGAGAGGTGGGTCAGGGTTGGAGATCGCATTGGGCATGCATGAGGGGAACCTTGGCCATTGGGAGGCAGGCAGGGAAAAGCCAATGAAGGAATTTGCCTTAGATGGGCACAGTGCCCAGGCTATTCTCCCTCCTCTGGTCCTTTTGTGGCTGGGCTGGGTTCCTGACACCTCAGAAGAGAGTCAGagcagggaggtgggaggggcgGGCCCTACCTAGCTGCAGTGACTAGTGAATGCCTCATCCCCTTGGGCCTGGGTGTTGGGGCCCTTGGGAGCCCTGATTGTGCTTGGGCTGGGAGCTCCCTGGGGGAGTGGGTAGGATGAGGAAGAGGGTAGGGGACAAGGCTCTCTGGGCTGCTTTGAAAATGAGGCATTTGTTGTCAGCTCCtgggcagggtgtgtgtgtgagagagaggctGCCATGGGCAGGCCCCAAGCTGGGCAGACTTACCAGCCAACCTCTTGGAGATCCAGAGACCGAGGAGCCTGGGAGGGGAGAGTGTGTGGAAGAAGCTCGAGCTCACTGTCCAGGTGACCACAGGCAGGGTGCTAGGCCCACTTCTGCCCAGGTCCATTCCTGCTACCAGCACTGGTGGCCACCAAAGGAGGTGGACTGAGGTAATGCCTACCAAAGTTCAACCCAGCCCTGTGTTCTTGGCCTAGTTTAGGGGCGGGGGGAGGGTACAGGCCCATTGATGTCCTGGGCCTCTAGAGTTCTCTGACTTGGTAGGCcttggggaaggagttgggggaaGTGGGAGGTGGCTGGATGGGCACATCCCCAGGGCAACTAACTGGTCCAGGTCACCCTTGGCACCTTTGtccttcccacctcctccccctatAAAGCCCATTTTTCTTCCaagcagggaagggaggggaaaagggggagtcTGGGGAAGGTTGGGATCATTCAACCTTCctctcactgccccctccccaccccaggcaCCTGTAATGTGGTAAGCCATGCCCGGACGGCGCTCTGGACATCCTCGCCCAGTGTCCTGCCCTCCCCGGCCAGGCCAGGCCTCTACATGGGAGCGACCAGCAAGTGCTTCTCCCCCAGAGGTCTGTCTTGAGGTGTATGGTGCGGCCACACCCCAAGTCAAGCAAAGCCGCCGGCTGGCCCAGCCAGCCACACCTCGACGGGTCCGCCGGCCCAACCCCAAGGACCCCAATGCTCAAGAGCCGGAGAGCATCACCTTCATCTCTGGCTCAGCCGAGGCCCCCCTGGACACCACAACCTGCTGTCTACCCCGGCCATGGGTGTGGAATTTGTGCAAGGCTGTGTTCTGTTTTCGCCGCTGCCGGGCCTGCTATCAGCGCTGTGGGGGTTGTATGCGCAGCTGCGAGGCCTGCCTGCCCTCCCTGGGCCCGCCAGAGAGCTTTCCTGATGAGGGCTGGGGCAAGGAACACAATGGCGGCCCACCCCCCAAAAGCCCGGCCATTGCCTCCCCCAGCCGGCGAGACAGAGAGAGGTTTAAGTCGACCATCGGCAGCAGCTTCAGCTACCCCGATGTCAAGCTGAAGGGTATCCCTGTGTACTCGTATCGGGGTGCGCCGGCCTCCCCCCCGGACGCTGACTTGTGCTACAAGGAGCCCTTGGCTGAGCAGCCGCCCCGCTACAGCCTCCCTGGAACCTTAGGTGGGAGCCACCGCAGTTCGGAGGAGTATTACTCCTTCCACGAGTCAGACCTGGACCTCCCCGAGCTGAGTGGTGGCTCCATGAGCAGCCGGGAGATCGACGTGCTCATCTTCAAGAAGCTGACGGAGCTGTTCAGCATGCACCAGATCGACGAGCTGGCCAAGTGCACTTCGGACACGGTGTTCCTGGAGAAGACTAACAAGATCTCCGACCTCATCAGCAGCATCACGCAGGACTACCACCTGGACGAGCAGGACGCCGAGTGCCGCCTGGTGCGAGGCATCATCCGCATCAGCACCCGCAAGAGCCGCAACCGGCCGACCACCAGCTCAGAGAGCCGCCTGAGCCGGGGCCCCGCCCCCGACAGCGGCACCGACACCATGGTGGCCTCGGCCCTCAGCCAGGACGGTACGTCCTTCCTCACCCTCAGCTGGGCCGCGTGGCTCCACCAGCCATCCCGGGCTCTCTGGCCCTGCCCATTTGGCCTGGTCTCTCGTCCTTTCTGAGCCTATttgctcctttgtaaaatgagctcggACTACGTGGTCTCTGGTGACCCTCAAGGCCCTCTATCCTAGGATTCTCCAGTGCTGGGAGCACTGCGCTAGAGCCTGGAGGGGACAGAGATCCGAGGCACTGATCTTGCCTTCAGGAGGGAAAATAATCCGATGTGCCTCGGATAGTGTCCCATCTTTAGTACAGCAGGGAGGCCCAGGTGCCGGGAAGGTGAGGACAGGGTTTCTATCACAAGCCAGGCACTGGGCAAGGCTACAGAGGGTTTGGTGTTTTAGGTGTCTGTATGTATAATGGGCAGGTGCCCAACGTAGGGGAGAGGCAGGGGaagaactccaggcccagagaagAGCAAAGGCAGGCAGTTGAGCCCTCACAGCCAGTCACTAACCCGGGCtctggggggtgggagtgggtagTGTCAGACAAAAGAATTAAAACTTGGGCGTGGATCGGGAAGGCAGATGGGAACTGGGTTTACCCACCCCCATACAATGGTCACAAGAGTGTGCCTTTCCACAGTCCCTCTGGCCCCCTCCACCTGCGGCTGGAGGGAGCCTTTTCTGGGatgcttctcccctctccctagtAATAACCACTCCTTAGAATTTACTTACAAAGCCCTGCTAGTAGGCCCTTGTGACAGCCCTGCGAAGGATGAACAGGAAGGGCAGGCATGATTATTGCCATTCGAAGACCCAAGGTGATGAGTCTAGAACAAGGGTTCCTCACTCCCAACCCTAAGCATTTTTCCCAGGGTAGAGTTCTGCAGGTACTCCAACCTCGGCCCCTCCACTCATCTCTGGGCTCTAGGCCTTCACCAGTTTGGTGTTGATCTGGTGGAGGTGGCCCAGGTTCCTGAGTGGCCTGCACGGGtgggaagggagctcagagaacAATGAATCCAACCCATAGCAAGAGATCATCCACTTCtagtttggttttgatttttttctggggcaatgggggttaagtgacttgcccagagtcacacagctagtgtcaagtgtctgaggctggacttgaactcaggtcctcctgactccggggctgatGCTCtgcccactgcgccacctagctgccccccatccactTCTAGTGACAGAGCACCTCCCACAGGCCAATAACTGCCCATCCCATGTTGGGATAGCCCTGATCAATGGATAGGTTCCTGCCAGGAAGCCTAAAGTCACTCCCACCCACCGTTCCTAGCTCTGCTCTTGATGGGCCCAGTCCCTCCTCCCTGGCATGGATGTTCTAATCCTGGGGCAGTTGTCCTCTTTCCCCTCCAGCTCAGTCGCGTCTGTAAGGGTAAGACTGTCATGGGGGACTTTGGAGAGTGAGACtggctattttttctttctcagagcTGACTGTGCAGATCTCCCAGGAAACAACATCAGATGCCATCGCTCGGAAACTGAGGCCTTATGGCCCTCCAGGTGTGGATCCCCAGCGTGGGACTGATGGGGAGGCCAGGGGGTactgggaggggagagaagggagctgTGCATTGACTGGTCCTTTCAGGCTGGGGCCTGGGAGAGAGCCGGGCAGGCTTTGGAGTCCTGACTTGGGCTTTAACCCCAGCTCTGCCCCCTACACCCGTGCAACTTTGTC
This window contains:
- the KDF1 gene encoding keratinocyte differentiation factor 1 — protein: MPGRRSGHPRPVSCPPRPGQASTWERPASASPPEVCLEVYGAATPQVKQSRRLAQPATPRRVRRPNPKDPNAQEPESITFISGSAEAPLDTTTCCLPRPWVWNLCKAVFCFRRCRACYQRCGGCMRSCEACLPSLGPPESFPDEGWGKEHNGGPPPKSPAIASPSRRDRERFKSTIGSSFSYPDVKLKGIPVYSYRGAPASPPDADLCYKEPLAEQPPRYSLPGTLGGSHRSSEEYYSFHESDLDLPELSGGSMSSREIDVLIFKKLTELFSMHQIDELAKCTSDTVFLEKTNKISDLISSITQDYHLDEQDAECRLVRGIIRISTRKSRNRPTTSSESRLSRGPAPDSGTDTMVASALSQDELTVQISQETTSDAIARKLRPYGPPGYPPSHDSSFQGTETDSSGAPLLQVYC